The sequence ATGCCGCCCTCGATCGCTGGAAAGCCGTCGACGACCCGAGTCACGTCGGTGGTCGTCCCGCCGATATCCACGGTCACGGCGTCGGACGCCCCCGAGAGTGCACACAACCCGAGCGAACTCGCCGCCGAGCCACCTCGGAGCGTGTGGGCGGGGGTTTCGGCCATCGAATCGGCGGCGAGCATCGCACCGTCACCTTTGAGATAGTAGACGGGCGCATCGATAGCCGCCCTCTCGACGGCGGCTTCGATGTCCCGCAGGAATTCGTCGAAGACGGGTTTCGCCTTCGCATTCGCGACGGTCGTCGCGGCCCGTTCGGGGAACGTGAGACCGGCTCCGGATTCACTACCGAGTGCCACGTGGTCCGCATCGATAGAATCCCGGAGCGTCCGTTCGAGGTCCGGGTTCCGGGCAGAGAACTTCGCCGTCACAGCGACGACCGGATAGGCGACGCTGTCCGCGAGCGAGACTGGCTCGGTGACGCGACCGCGGGGGTCGATACCCCCGGCCGTGACGAGGTTCTCTTCGCCGTAGAACGCCCGCTCCGGGCTCAACCCCGGCCCCGGAACGAGGACGTTCGAGCAGTCTGGGAGTCGATCCTGGACGGCCGCGTTGACGACGAGCGTCGTGGCGACGACCACACGATCGATCTGGGTAGCCCCACGACCGGCGAGCAGCTCCTCGAGGACCGCTTCGATGCTCTCTCGGCGGGCGGTATTCGGTACCTTCGCCGCGTTCGCGATGCCGTGCTCGTCGACGAGCACTGCGTCGACGTTGGTTCCCCCGGTGTCGATTCCGATGATCACGCTGTCTCGGCTTACGGGTCCACCGGTTTAGTGATTGCGCGTAGCCGCCTCGTGGCGCATCGGTATCCGTTGACGCCGGTGAGGGTTCAAATACGGTGACACGCCCACCTCGCAGCGATGGAGGTCATCGGCGTCAGAATCCTCGCCGATCCCGAATCGGCAGCGCTCGCGCTCGCGTTCGTCGGCGGCGGTATCGCCCTGGGGACGGTGAGCGGGTTGACGCCCGGGCTTCACGTCAACACCGTCGCCGTCATCATGGCGTCTCTGGCCCCCACCATCCCCGCACCGCCACATCTCCTCGGCGCGAGCATGCTCTCCGCGGGCGTGACCCACTCGTTCCTCGACGTCGTCCCGACCCTGGCGATCGGTGTCCCGGATGCAGCCATGGCAGTCAGCGCGCTCCCTGGACACCGACTCGTGATGGGCGGTCGCGGTCGGGAGGCACTCCGCATCTCGGCCGTGGGAAGTGCCAGTGCCATCGCGACAGCGGCGGTGCTCGGAATACCGGTGACCTACGTGATGCGCTCGGTCGTCACGACCCTGGATAGCTGGATCCCCGCCGCCATCGGCGCCATCGCACTGTTCCTCGTCGTCACCGAACACGGATATCGGGCGACGGTCGGTGGGGCCCTCTCACTCGGCGCGAGCGGACTGCTCGGAATCGCGTTTCTCGACGTGACGACCGGCGGCCTCGTTCCGGGCGGCGACACGCTGTTACCGTTGCTGTCGGGACTGTTCGGTATCCCGATCCTCGTCCACGCGTACGGTGGTGCCGGTGTGCCGCCACAGGGCGGCCCGACGGTGGCCGCGTCCTCCGAGGAGACGCTTGGCTGGGGGATGGTCGGTGCCCTCTCGGGGTCGCTGGTCGCCTATCTACCGGGCGTCTCCGCCGCGGTCGCGGCGGCCATGGCCTTCTCCGTCCTGCCGACGACGTCCGGTGACAGGGCGTTCGTCGCGACGGTGAGCGGTGTGAACACCTCGAATACGATATTCGCCCTGTTCGCCCTCGTCGCCCTTGGAACGCCGAGAACCGGCGTGCTGGTCGCGATCGAGCGCGCAGAACTCCCGGTGAACCTGCCCCTGGTCCTCGCGTCTATCGTCATCGCGGCCGCGGTCTCGTTCGTCCTGGTCCCCGTCCTGGGAGACCGGTATCTCTCTCTGGTCGGATCGGTCGATCCGCGGCGGCTATCGGTCGCCGTCGCACTCCTGCTCGCCGTCCTCGTCGGGTTGTTCACCGGAGTCCCGGGCATCGGGATACTTGGGATCGCGAGTGCCGTCGGCCTGTTCCCCGTACATTTCGGGGCCAGACGAGTCCACCTGATGGGGGTGTTGCTCGTTCCGATCGCGCTGCGGGGAATCGTCGGGTAAGAACAGTTCCTCGGGGTTAGAACCGAGCTTTCGGACCGTCGTCGGTGTCCTGGACCTCGATCCCGAGGGCTTCGAGTTCGTCGCGGAGTTCGTCGGCCCGCTCGTAGTTACCACGTTCGCGTTCGGCCTCGCGCACGTCGAGCACGAGTTGAACGACCTCCTGGGCGAGCCCCGCCTCTCCAGTCGGCTCGCTATCGCCGAAGACGAACCCGAGAACGGCACCACCGAGGTCCTCGAACGCCTCGATGGTCTCGTTCACTGCACGGTAGTCGTACCGTTCGTGCTCGTCGACGTGGGTATTGAGCGCGCTGGCGAGTTCCAGCAAGGCCGTGACCGCGCGCCGGGTGTTGAAGTCGTCGTTCATCGCCTCGCGGAACGAGGTCCGGGCCTCGTCGATGGCATCGCGAAGGGCCCCGTCCGTCTCGGTGGCATACGCGTCGGGGCTATCACAGGCCCCCACCGCTCGATCGTACGCTCGCTCCAGTGTTTCCCACCGTTCGACCGCCTCGGCGAGCGTCTCCTCGGAGTACGTTTGCCGACGGTTGTACGCCGTCGAGACGAGGAACATCCGGATGGCGTTGACACCGAACTCCTCGATGGCAGTCGAGACCGTGAAGAAGTTCTGGAGGCTCGTGCTCATCTTCTCCCCACCGGTCTCGAGCAGTCTGACGTGCATCCAGTACTTCGCGAACTGTTTGCCGGTCGCTGCCTCGCTCTGCGCGATCTCGTTCTCGT is a genomic window of Halanaeroarchaeum sp. HSR-CO containing:
- a CDS encoding hydantoinase/oxoprolinase family protein, whose protein sequence is MIIGIDTGGTNVDAVLVDEHGIANAAKVPNTARRESIEAVLEELLAGRGATQIDRVVVATTLVVNAAVQDRLPDCSNVLVPGPGLSPERAFYGEENLVTAGGIDPRGRVTEPVSLADSVAYPVVAVTAKFSARNPDLERTLRDSIDADHVALGSESGAGLTFPERAATTVANAKAKPVFDEFLRDIEAAVERAAIDAPVYYLKGDGAMLAADSMAETPAHTLRGGSAASSLGLCALSGASDAVTVDIGGTTTDVTRVVDGFPAIEGGIPEGKIEPGYDGVVAESLPVGGDTRVIPGDDGPALADERVGDAVAFGGDEPTVTDALHVLGRFTAGDRSAARDAIDTVGDGSASELATTVLDRFLQRVRATVTSISTDRTASLVVGGVLAPYLADPLADGTHFDAVVPDHADVAGAVGCGVARVSVETAVHADSARGVMTVTSIGPETVESLEVGQRFTDTQAKDIAIERARAAAKAAGGDPTAAVDVRSFSRFTVVEDSEVVGQIFDAEAQVTPGIEFSFAEGSS
- a CDS encoding tripartite tricarboxylate transporter permease, which encodes MEVIGVRILADPESAALALAFVGGGIALGTVSGLTPGLHVNTVAVIMASLAPTIPAPPHLLGASMLSAGVTHSFLDVVPTLAIGVPDAAMAVSALPGHRLVMGGRGREALRISAVGSASAIATAAVLGIPVTYVMRSVVTTLDSWIPAAIGAIALFLVVTEHGYRATVGGALSLGASGLLGIAFLDVTTGGLVPGGDTLLPLLSGLFGIPILVHAYGGAGVPPQGGPTVAASSEETLGWGMVGALSGSLVAYLPGVSAAVAAAMAFSVLPTTSGDRAFVATVSGVNTSNTIFALFALVALGTPRTGVLVAIERAELPVNLPLVLASIVIAAAVSFVLVPVLGDRYLSLVGSVDPRRLSVAVALLLAVLVGLFTGVPGIGILGIASAVGLFPVHFGARRVHLMGVLLVPIALRGIVG